The genomic stretch TCTTCGCCGAGATTCAGAAAGGCTTGTCTCCCGGCGAAGTCGTGGCCCTCGAAATGCCGGAGGCGGAAAAGGCGCGCGCGATCAAGAATCCGCTGGTCATGCTGCCGGGCGGTTCCGAAAGCAGCGGCGCGACGGCACGGTCGGGCGCGGGCAAGGGGACCAGCAAGACCAATGCGCCCGCCAGCGCACAGCGGCCGGCCGGCGGGGTCCGGCGCAGTGGGACGTGATTATGGCCGGCTGTTCGTTTCTCCCGCAGCCCTCAACCCATGCCCCCGGCCGGGCGGCGCCGCTTGTTGAACTCCGCAACGTCAGCAAAATCTACCATTTGGGGGGCGAAGAGATCCGGGCACTCGATGACGTGTCGCTCGATATTGAGGCGGGCGAATTCATTTCCATCATCGGCCCGTCGGGCAGCGGCAAATCCACCTTGATGCACATCCTCGGCTGTCTCGACTCTCCGACGCACGGCACCATCAAGCTCGACGGCACCATGATCCACGACGCGTCGCCGCGTGAGCTCGCGCGCATCCGGAACCAAAAGATCGGTTTCGTGTTTCAATTCTTCAACCTGCTCCCGAAGCTCAACGTCCTGCAGAACGTCGAGTTGCCGATGATTTACAGCGGCCTGGCAGCGCGCCAACGACGCGAGCGCGCGTTGCAGGCCCTGAAAATGGTCGAAATGGACAACCGCGCGAAGCATCGCCCGATGCAGCTCTCCGGCG from Candidatus Angelobacter sp. encodes the following:
- a CDS encoding ABC transporter ATP-binding protein translates to MAGCSFLPQPSTHAPGRAAPLVELRNVSKIYHLGGEEIRALDDVSLDIEAGEFISIIGPSGSGKSTLMHILGCLDSPTHGTIKLDGTMIHDASPRELARIRNQKIGFVFQFFNLLPKLNVLQNVELPMIYSGLAARQRRERALQALKMVEMDNRAKHRPMQLSGGQQQRTAIARALVNSPKIVFADEPTGNLDSHTGEVILELFRRLSQEGRTIALVTHDPEIAASTPRRIEIRDGRIAERVDRKLAGLDELTGMSRDDSQL